The genomic interval CCTATGGTAAAAACAGCCTCAACGATGTTAGCGCTAGGAACTCAAGCGCCTGATTTTCAACTCCCCGATGTCGTATCGGGTCAAATGATGTCATTAGAAAGCTTTGCCAACCAAAAAGCTTTATTAGTGATGTTTATCTGTCAGCATTGTCCGTTTGTGCAGCATATTAAGGGCGAGTTGGCCAAGCTCAGTCAAGATTATAGCGGGGGGGAGATGGGCGCGATCGCCATTAGTTCCAATGATGTTAGCCATTATCCCCAAGACTCTCCCGAACACCTACAGCTAATGGCGGCTGAAAACGGTTTTGTCTTTCCCATTCTCTATGATGAAACCCAGGAAGTGGCTAAGGCGTTTACCGCCGCCTGTACGCCAGATTTCTTCTTATTCGATCGTTCGCGAATTCTAGTCTATCGCGGACAGCTCGATGATAGCCGTCCAGGAAACCATCAACCCGTTACAGGTCGGGACTTGCGGTCTGCCATTGAAGCGCTATTGGCCGATCGTCCCATTAATCCCGATCAAAAACCGAGTATTGGTTGCAATATTAAGTGGAAACCTGGTAATGAGCCGCCTTACTTTGGTTAGCTAAACGGCGTGAAGTGAGAAGCTGAAAGGATGCGATCGGCTACAGCTAAATGGCAGCGTCTCATCTCTCCAACTTCCCACTTCACCCAAAAGTTGATTTTAGATATCTTGTTCGCTTAATTCGCGACACATATGGTCAAAAGGCTGATCGACAAAGGAGGTATCGCTAACGCCTGTCGCTGCAACTTGCTGTTTAACAATTTCTTTCATCATTTGAATGCCGCGCACCGTCGGACCGATGGGAACGCCGAGGGAGTTGTAAGTTTCCCGCAACCCTTGTAAAACGCGCTCATCTAAGACGTAGTTGTCGCCTGCAACTAGGGCATAGCTAGCATAGCGCAGGTAGTAATCCATGTCCCGCAGACACGCCGCATAACGACGAGTCGTGTAAGCGTTTCCACCAGGGCGAATTAACTCCGGTAGGTCTTCAAACAACTGCGAACCAGCTTGTTTGACGATGCTGGCTGCATTGGCGTTAATCGCCGCTGCGGCTTGGATGCGGCCCAAACCCGTATCAAAGTAGGATTTGAGGCGATCGATAGCATCGCGGTCAAGGTAGCGGCCTGTAATGTCGTAATTTGAAATTAATGTCGTAACTGCGTCCCGCATACAATTGCTCTCCCAACACTGTGTCTAAATAGATTGTTTGCTATTCCCAAGTGTGATGTTGATGCGTTCTGGGCTATTTTTCACCGAGCGTTGATATTTTCAGCGATCGGCGATTAAACATTCACTCCCCAAAGGGCAAATTCCCATGAACTCATCGAATAAGTGTTAACCTCAAGAACTCACTAGGCTTGAACCTAGCGGTCAATTCAGTCGAGAACGATCGGCACGGGTGCCAATCGAAATAAGCTGAGTTGAGATTGCCGAACCGGATTTTCCCTCGATCCAGGTGCGAGGGTGCAGAGGGTTCGCCTCTTTTCCAGCATTCCGGCTGTCCCCTACTCCAGGCTAAGTTTACTATAAAATCGATCGCGTTCTGATGGGCTAATGCGATCGCGCCGGGGGGCAATAATCGCAACGCTAAACTTAACCCCGAAGCGCGCAAACTTTGGCTACGTTTCGCATTGGCAAGATCTGACAGGCTGGGTAAGAGCGCGTTTGTACCTGCGATTCGCCCCACCAATCCCGCGCCGCAGACTTAACAATTTGCAACTCTTCAGGATAGCGAGGTTGCGGATCGTTACACAACCAAATCGGCGGTACCATCATCGGATCGTAAGCTGCGATCGTATCCACAACACCGGGACGTTGCTTGAGTTCAACCTGCGTGCCGGGACAGAATTCATCCGCTTCTTGCCAATCGAGATCTATAAAAGCGCTATCAATCATTGCTTTGAAAAACTGTAGCTTTAACTACAAATTTACCTGACAACGCCCTCAAAAATTGATTTCTGTTAATTTCAATACAATTTTTAATCTTTTTCTAGATTTCCCCCAGAGATAGAGTAAAGTTTTGTAGCCTTAGATACAAAATCTCAGAACTTCTGTCCCTAG from Desertifilum tharense IPPAS B-1220 carries:
- the apcB gene encoding allophycocyanin subunit beta; translation: MRDAVTTLISNYDITGRYLDRDAIDRLKSYFDTGLGRIQAAAAINANAASIVKQAGSQLFEDLPELIRPGGNAYTTRRYAACLRDMDYYLRYASYALVAGDNYVLDERVLQGLRETYNSLGVPIGPTVRGIQMMKEIVKQQVAATGVSDTSFVDQPFDHMCRELSEQDI
- a CDS encoding thioredoxin family protein — protein: MVKTASTMLALGTQAPDFQLPDVVSGQMMSLESFANQKALLVMFICQHCPFVQHIKGELAKLSQDYSGGEMGAIAISSNDVSHYPQDSPEHLQLMAAENGFVFPILYDETQEVAKAFTAACTPDFFLFDRSRILVYRGQLDDSRPGNHQPVTGRDLRSAIEALLADRPINPDQKPSIGCNIKWKPGNEPPYFG